A window from Pichia kudriavzevii chromosome 5, complete sequence encodes these proteins:
- a CDS encoding uncharacterized protein (PKUD0E03073): MSVANNHMVPLSDIADWVDTLSFGLVHRIRKKTHPTQNSVQTVSNSLKSSKKLHSSKDASLKRRNTTCGDPSRKHKGSMVMDPLSSSGISDTITAAYVFDTSLLESDSCNENDDTFDIERVTKNFRSMSARPLGVKRSHTLDSSRPARSLSAPLFTSSHDKKLTKKSSLIFSHQKAVRAISSPRAKTPNSTRSNSVESKDSERTINSNTTVVPIKPLKRVTIVDTPTDLITGDNIDSAVSPTPLVEQPNDGIVDTKSETSSVFSVEPRFRLVVDDHITA, from the coding sequence ATGTCTGTTGCCAACAATCACATGGTTCCTCTATCAGATATTGCCGACTGGGTAGACACTCTGTCCTTTGGACTAGTCCATAGAATTCGAAAGAAAACACATCCCACTCAAAATAGTGTTCAGACAGTGAGTAATTCTTTAAAGAGCAGCAAGAAACTACATTCGAGCAAAGACGCTTCATTGAAGAGAAGGAACACGACATGTGGCGACCCATCTCGAAAGCATAAGGGCTCCATGGTGATGGATCCTCTGTCCAGCTCAGGTATTAGTGATACAATTACCGCCGCGTATGTTTTCGATACTTCTCTCTTGGAGAGCGACAGTTGCAACGAAAATGACGACACTTTTGACATTGAGAGGGTGacaaaaaatttcagatCAATGTCTGCTAGACCCCTTGGCGTTAAAAGGTCACATACATTGGATTCATCGAGACCTGCAAGATCTCTGTCTGCACCGCTTTTCACATCTTCTCATGACAAGAAACTGACGAAAAAGTCATCCTTGATATTTTCTCATCAAAAAGCAGTACGTGCAATATCTTCACCCCGTGCGAAAACTCCAAATTCCACCAGGTCTAACTCTGTCGAGTCCAAAGACAGTGAAAGGACAATCAACTCAAATACCACTGTTGTTCCAATAAAGCCTCTGAAAAGGGTCACCATTGTAGATACGCCTACTGACTTAATAACGGGCGACAATATTGACTCTGCCGTTTCCCCTACTCCACTGGTTGAACAACCAAATGATGGGATAGTTGATACAAAATCCGAGACGTCCTCGGTTTTCTCCGTTGAACCTCGATTCAGGCTTGTGGTTGATGATCACATCACCGCTTGA
- a CDS encoding uncharacterized protein (PKUD0E03080; similar to Saccharomyces cerevisiae YKL162C; ancestral locus Anc_5.646), with product MFSIKRRFILKKTNGGSTLTFSRSITRKSVIKKNGREGSLDSKASAAPMSAQGKGISRLRKDNKKTKSKFIHDYSVFPETLQYRLPLEEERGKPPKEHSNIIKLIFEQGGVESMAMDINEEKFNRYPITNPSKLNKRKERPLSVKMLSSDFIEDSLYNVNYGYFSKEVVIFQPDKAFDYNHLAGQDEFMQQWLQAYDKYDQDKANTLQVIKRPVHNSKTSDIKDKGAILEENKAENDDNKITKPSLQLWHTPTELFQPYYGEGLAKYILESYKSNDSGHDLIIYEVGAGNGTLMLNILDYLEKHEPGIYETVKYRIIEISSKLFNKQNSRLERHKNHVEVINKSILEWETPVNEPCFLIALEVFDNLSHDVVRYDIDTKRPYQGYVVIDEHNDFHEYFSPTLDNLTKELLELREQSQYPISKLKNHPVNTIYPVRKLKEIFNPLRNNLSDPEYIPTRLYKFFKILNRYFPNHQIIASDFTHFDKTIKGYNSPTVQTMYKDNMVNVDSYMVEQGYFDIMFPTDFRFINELYKQVTKKQSETCSHAEFLKRWADYEKTKTKSGENPMLELYSNAAFIYS from the coding sequence ATGTTCTCAATTAAAAGAAGGTTCATTTTAAAGAAGACAAATGGTGGTTCAACGTTGACATTTAGTAGATCGATAACTAGAAAGTCGGTCATTAAAAAGAACGGTAGAGAAGGTTCATTAGATTCAAAAGCTTCAGCTGCACCAATGTCTGCTCAAGGTAAAGGTATTTCCCGACTAAGGAAggacaacaaaaaaactaaGAGTAAGTTTATTCACGACTACTCTGTGTTTCCAGAGACATTACAGTATAGGTTACCgctagaagaagaaagggGGAAACCACCAAAAGAACATTCCAATATAATCAAGTTGATCTTTGAACAGGGTGGTGTTGAATCGATGGCTATGGATATAAATGAGGAGAAATTCAATAGGTATCCTATTACTAATCCAAGTAAGTTGAataaaaggaaagaaagacCATTATCTGTGAAAATGTTGTCATCTGACTTCATTGAAGATTCTCTCTATAACGTCAATTATGGATATTTTTCGAAGGAAGTTGTTATTTTCCAACCAGACAAGGCATTTGACTATAATCATCTAGCCGGGCAAGACGAATTTATGCAACAGTGGTTACAAGCATACGACAAATACGATCAAGATAAAGCCAATACTTTGCAAGTAATTAAAAGACCAGTTCATAATTCGAAAACATCAGATATCAAGGACAAAGGCGCCATattagaagaaaacaaggCGGAAAATGACGATAATAAAATTACAAAACCGTCTTTACAACTATGGCACACTCCAACTGAATTGTTCCAACCCTATTATGGTGAAGGCTTAGCCAAGTATATATTGGAGAGCTACAAATCTAACGATTCTGGCCATGACCTAATCATTTATGAAGTGGGAGCAGGTAATGGTacattgatgttgaatatATTGGATTATCTGGAAAAACACGAACCTGGGATTTACGAGACTGTTAAATAtagaatcattgaaatctCATCTAAGTTATTCAATAAACAAAACTCAAGATTGGAGAGACATAAAAACCACGTCGAGGTTATTAACAAGTCTATTTTAGAATGGGAAACCCCTGTCAATGAACCATGTTTCTTGATTGCATTGGAAGTTTTTGACAATTTATCACATGACGTTGTGAGGTATGACATTGATACAAAACGCCCATACCAAGGATACGTTGTCATCGATGAGCATAACGATTTCCACGAATATTTTTCACCGACCTTAGATAATTTGACCAAAGAGTTATTAGAGTTGCGTGAGCAAAGTCAATATCCAATAagtaaattgaaaaatcatcCAGTAAACACCATTTATCCGGTAAGGAAACTaaaagaaattttcaatCCGCTAAGAAACAATTTATCAGATCCCGAATACATCCCAACTAGACTATacaagtttttcaaaatattaaatAGGTACTTCCCTAACCATCAGATTATAGCGTCGGATTTTACtcattttgataaaaccaTCAAAGGATACAATTCTCCAACCGTGCAAACAATGTATAAGGACAACATGGTGAATGTAGATTCATACATGGTAGAGCAAGGATACTTTGATATTATGTTCCCCACCGATTTCCGGTTTATCAATGAACTTTATAAACAAGTAACGAAGAAGCAAAGCGAGACCTGTTCTCATGCTGAGTTTTTAAAGAGATGGGCAGATTATGAGAAAACCAAGACCAAGTCTGGAGAAAATCCTATGCTTGAGCTATACTCGAATGCTGCATTTATCTATTCATGA
- a CDS encoding uncharacterized protein (PKUD0E03070) has product MTGNHTAKPSYFGDQLIYEFPSPKEEVDDDGSPRGVTPKIIERAGSIFIKSGIPKVTPFPRFEYEDDDIDLVESTTTVDQNTVGGNTWDNDRITVDNSDPAKREKVYSCIEHDPNNHNLASLTPENSLGSSLLSDIGVNDAQVYEDDVVDILTEDNANSQVFYTNKEEEPSSIRQFDDANPEAIPTLHKEVSLSKTSKEEELLRSRPSLRQVDSTKRRKFVNPYLKNSLIRKYKNIHKEEISVQETDTNDDSSGTGINLEELEIPRRSSKRIQRMSNSVRRAFLPALQSLEESRNYSRNSSVGRSRVSRLSSSRTLKTLGNSIRKKNNEQLSRKTSKLNGDSIKTIKTLATEIRRSTHDKNRSSVDFEKLDQLLQELINIQSEESLVSSRRPTTSSVSKSTSHSHSTISETKFTHGEEPIEFPGVQPYSAKEVSRQNSLRRSLSTLSTKLERLNNTYSTKVPPTCVSKKPSTLMGERKRSSTGNPNSHCELKRSNAVKRKYGFITPLVLFLKSIGNASKKSWRFIRASGKKVLFRGRNQEKSVYARSNKNKSLTKPKIGKPVVVDIHQTPFKTHNLNREVVPERKFLPIPQNTTVIDDCNVGDVGDVGEGEYDFGDDFDDVVDQVASDLEVIPSNDTGKEEPLEGDGEKLVGVWKHYLSESIVNRVNLKVDLSKAEQLERVESVQSKRSRITSIEDYKRREFDNLVYKYIGGGSSTSLSVSTASNGSSTGYYASANESVNDESIRNSISKSSLSTWSTISTGYTGSATDEHSYTGSSEEDDISTIEEENDTDISSIEDVYDTYSLVSHAAGQPESDEITKSVSTRSGISDSSSRRSSLKHSRGMTNLKSILHRENTMKSSTMGRKLSERVFSGVSETSDVFSYTASVGAC; this is encoded by the coding sequence ATGACTGGAAACCACACTGCTAAACCATCATACTTTGGAGATCAGTTGATTTATGAGTTTCCTTCTCCTAAGGAAGAAGTAGATGATGATGGCAGCCCAAGGGGTGTAACCCCTAAGATAATAGAACGTGCTGGTTCtatattcatcaaatcaGGTATCCCTAAGGTTACCCCATTCCCAAGATTCGAATATGAGGACGATGATATAGACTTGGTAGAATCCACTACTACTGTCGACCAAAATACAGTTGGAGGAAATACTTGGGATAATGACAGAATTACTGTGGACAACAGTGACCCAGCCAAACGAGAAAAAGTTTATAGCTGCATTGAACATGATCCAAATAACCACAATTTGGCTTCTTTAACTCCTGAAAACTCTTTGGGCAGCAGTCTGCTTAGTGATATTGGTGTAAACGACGCACAGGTGTATGAGGATGATGTGGTTGATATATTAACTGAAGATAATGCAAATAGTCAGGTATTTTatacaaataaagaagaagaaccaTCTTCAATCAGACaatttgatgatgcaaACCCAGAAGCCATTCCAACATTACATAAAGAAGTATCTTTGTCGAAAACCTCGAAGGAAGAGGAACTACTGAGGTCAAGACCATCATTAAGACAAGTGGATTCTACTAAGAGAAGAAAGTTTGTTAATccatatttgaagaacagTTTGATtagaaaatacaaaaacatACATAAAGAAGAGATATCAGTGCAGGAAACAGATACTAATGATGATTCCAGTGGTACGGGAATTAATTTAGAAGAATTAGAGATTCCAAGAAGAAGCTCAAAAAGAATACAGAGAATGTCTAATAGCGTTAGAAGGGCATTTTTACCGGCGTTACAATCGCTTGAAGAGTCCCGGAACTATTCAAGAAACTCCTCTGTAGGGCGAAGTAGGGTTTCCCGACTATCCAGTAGTAGGACTTTGAAAACGCTGGGCAATTCaattagaaagaaaaataatgaacAACTGTCTAGAAAGACCTCCAAATTAAACGGTGATTCTATAAAAACAATTAAAACGTTAGCAACTGAGATCCGTCGATCCACACATGATAAGAATAGGAGCAGCGTTGACTTTGAAAAGTTAGATCAATTGCTACAAGAATTGattaatattcaaagtGAAGAATCTCTAGTTAGCAGTAGACGCCCAACTACCAGTTCTGTCTCTAAATCAACTTCCCACTCCCATTCCACCATTTCGGAAACTAAATTTACACATGGGGAAGAACCAATAGAATTCCCGGGTGTACAGCCATATTCTGCCAAAGAGGTTAGCAGGCAGAATTCATTGAGAAGGAGCCTCTCAACCCTGTCGACTAAACTAGAGAGGTTGAATAATACCTATAGTACCAAAGTACCACCAACTTGTGTATCTAAAAAACCATCAACCTTGATgggagagagaaaaagatCTAGCACTGGAAACCCAAACTCCCATTGCGAACTCAAGCGCTCAAATGCAGTAAAGAGAAAGTACGGTTTTATTACCCCGCTTGTTTTATTCTTGAAATCTATAGGCAATGCAAGTAAGAAAAGCTGGAGGTTTATCAGAGCTTCAGGTAAAAAGGTTTTATTCAGGggaagaaatcaagagaaATCTGTTTATGCGAGGTCGAATAAGAACAAGTCATTAACGAAACCAAAAATTGGCAAacctgttgttgttgatatccATCAAACGCCATTCAAAACACATAACTTGAACAGGGAAGTTGTGCCTGAAAGGAAGTTCCTACCTATTCCTCAAAACACCACAGTTATTGATGATTGTAATGTTGGTGATGTTGGTGATGTTGGTGAAGGTGAGTATGATTTCGGTGATGATTTCgatgatgttgttgatcaaGTTGCTAGTGACTTGGAGGTGATTCCTTCAAATGATACCGGAAAGGAGGAACCCCTTGAAGGGGACGGCGAGAAACTGGTTGGGGTGTGGAAACATTATTTAAGTGAGAGCATTGTCAATAGAGTCAATTTGAAGGTTGACCTTTCCAAAGCGGAACAACTCGAGAGGGTCGAATCAGTGCAGAGTAAGAGAAGTAGGATTACATCTATAGAAGACTACAAACGCAGGGAGTTTGATAATTTGGTTTACAAATATATTGGTGGAGGATCAAGTACAAGTCTCAGTGTATCAACAGCGTCCAACGGGTCTAGTACTGGGTACTATGCCTCTGCAAATGAATCTGTCAACGATGAATCGATTAGAAactcaatttcaaagtcCAGTCTCTCCACGTGGTCTACAATTAGCACCGGGTACACTGGCAGTGCCACTGATGAACATTCCTATACGGGCAGTAGTGAAGAAGACGACATATCCACCATTGAGGAGGAGAACGACACGGACATCAGTTCTATTGAAGATGTCTACGATACGTACAGCCTGGTATCACACGCAGCAGGACAACCAGAGTCGGATGAAATTACAAAGAGTGTATCTACACGCAGTGGCATTAGTGATAGTAGCAGCCGAAGAAGTTCATTAAAGCATTCCAGGGGTATGACCAATCTCAAAAGTATTTTGCATCGAGAGAATACCAtgaaaagttcaacaaTGGGTAGGAAGCTCTCAGAGAGGGTGTTTAGCGGTGTCTCAGAGACATCGGATGTCTTCTCCTACACTGCCAGTGTTGGAGCTTGCTAA
- a CDS encoding uncharacterized protein (PKUD0E03077) → MFYIRPQEQITTCSLFPLNEQYLLNDLRREYYRQQQIEKRQRQKLNQPDVEFTQNLDEYFIILNKKLSRDNYKAMKTFEGYSIRLVDDSLIIKSKRDNFYKSVQLPENVAYGTDITYRLYDDGYKMVISIPKKKAIQIKTPAFGFPDLFDNLKILSDVFDSSYVGRCNEGRKIRIPISDSNESDEVSINKKGIEDSQIGNEEGKEQLDERMQEETEICNENASAVFDSKHGRDCEAKAGTPLKSDQTLEGNSDSDWEDIEDGNENVWMDIDEEPKSVSINQNAKDEVAVDGKSENRASVLSEQPDLLKNYKTTLKNTVFVPNMARNDDPMSSESESSLESPNSVEESTAGPARRTYSPSIENVVDAEFL, encoded by the coding sequence ATGTTTTACATTAGGCCTCAAGAGCAAATTACAACCTGTTCATTGTTCCCATTAAATGAACAATATCTCCTAAACGACTTAAGAAGGGAATATTATagacaacaacaaattgaaaaaagacAACGTCAAAAATTGAATCAGCCAGACGTTGAATTCACCCAAAATTTAGATGAGtattttatcattttgaataaaaagCTGAGTCGGGATAACTATAAAGCTATGAAGACATTCGAAGGCTATTCAATCAGGTTGGTTGATGATTCCTTAATTATAAAGTCCAAAAGAGATAACTTTTATAAAAGTGTTCAGTTACCTGAAAATGTTGCCTATGGTACTGATATCACTTACAGATTATATGACGATGGATATAAGATGGTGATATCCATCCCTAAAAAGAAAGCAATACAGATTAAGACGCCGGCTTTTGGATTCCCAGATTTATTTGacaacttgaaaattttgtCAGATGTTTTTGATAGCTCTTATGTTGGTAGATGTAACGAAGGTAGAAAGATAAGAATTCCTATTAGCGATTCCAATGAGAGTGATGAAGTTTCaatcaataaaaaaggTATTGAAGACAGTCAGATTGGTAACGAAGAAGGCAAAGAGCAACTTGATGAGAGAATGCAAGAGGAAACTGAAATCTGTAACGAGAATGCAAGTGCTGTATTTGACAGCAAGCATGGACGTGATTGTGAAGCAAAAGCCGGCACACCATTAAAATCAGATCAAACTCTTGAAGGAAATAGTGATAGTGACTGggaagatattgaagacGGGAACGAGAATGTGTGGATGGACATTGACGAAGAACCAAAAAGTGTGAGCATAAATCAGAATGCTAAAGATGAAGTTGCTGTTGATGGAAAAAGTGAAAACAGAGCTAGTGTTTTGTCTGAACAACCGGATCTTCTCAAGAACTACAAAACCACACTCAAGAACACTGTTTTCGTTCCTAATATGGCACGGAATGACGATCCAATGTCTTCAGAGTCTGAATCGTCACTGGAGAGCCCCAATTCTGTGGAGGAGTCCACAGCGGGACCTGCGAGGAGAACATATAGCCCAAGCATTGAAAATGTAGTTGATGCTGAATTTTTGTAA
- a CDS encoding uncharacterized protein (PKUD0E03090; similar to Saccharomyces cerevisiae YOR048C (RAT1); ancestral locus Anc_5.645), with protein MGVPALFRWLSKKYPKIISSVIDEEENPVDDIPKLVQYSDPNPNGELDNLYLDMNAIVHPCSHPENRPAPETEEEMMIEIFKYTNHVLNLARPRKLLMIAVDGVAPRAKMNQQRSRRFRSAKDAQIAYEEKQRELAEMEARGETIDDAIKGKKSWDSNSITPGTPFMDILAASLKYWVAYKLSTDPGWAQLQVIISDASVPGEGEHKIMNFIRSQRSRPDYDPNVSHCIHGLDADLIFLSLATHEPHFRVLREDVFAKDNNNKHLTTKDRMMMDEETKEKLKNQSQPFIWLHINVLREYLQVELQIPRLPFKYDFERAIDDWVFMCFFVGNDFLPHLPSLDVRDSSIDILIGIWKNLLPKMKTYITCDGKLNLERVEKLLSELATKEDEIFRKRHEDDERREARFRRIDQDREQRRIVQQQLLGVVSKGKDNAPINPSQNMTLTSLSTGKLAGGLQMTNNDIVQNIESISKANTTNQSVAAVLRQNLMKEDKEASENKDSGSQEGDDAPIDVSEEPASKKRKLNDQDQGADEKGEADGDGEEEGEEEEEDDDDDDDDENPDLADTDIKLWEPGYKTRYYQHKFKTTNEKKITEIRRDMAKCYVEGISWVLLYYYQGCPSWNWYYPYHYAPFAADFVGLNEFKIEFEQGTPFQPFEQLMSVLPAASNHNLPEVFRSLMSEPDSEIIDFYPEDFEIDMNGEKQSWRGIALLPFIDENRLLSVVRSKYHELTEDEKRRNSHKQEVMFVGKQNPYFKKFAKLYNQEKKKEKVEFSFSKTHLAGTATSNEIYVPNSIFKFPFETKNDEYPNLNTSDFMLVNYTMPPKVHGKSMILTGYRPHKPVLLPEDREKIMYYKNYHNNRYQRNNGPINQFINYKEHTGPGQESMYNSRPGGYKFFTDMYEREINHQATTAAFNQGRQNFQNMYQNNYDTYVDPNQGYNTYGGGRGGYGGGRGRGGFNNRVGYGGRGRGGYNGGYNGGYNGGYNGGYNGGYRR; from the coding sequence atggGTGTTCCAGCACTTTTCCGTTGGTTATCTAAAAAGTACCCAAAAATTATTTCTTCCGTGATTGATGAGGAAGAGAATCCCGTTGATGACATTCCAAAACTAGTTCAGTATTCAGatccaaatccaaatgGGGAATTGGATAACTTATACTTAGATATGAATGCAATTGTTCATCCGTGTTCACATCCTGAAAACAGGCCAGCACCAGAAACAGAAGAGGAGATGATgattgaaatattcaagtACACAAACCATGTTTTAAATTTGGCCAGACCGCGTAAGTTACTTATGATTGCAGTCGACGGTGTTGCCCCAAGAGCTAAAATGAATCAACAAAGATCAAGACGTTTTAGATCAGCAAAGGATGCACAAATTGCatatgaagaaaaacaaagagaatTAGCTGAAATGGAAGCAAGAGGTGAAACTATTGATGATGCAATTAAAGGTAAAAAGTCTTGGGATTCGAATTCTATTACTCCGGGAACCCCATTTATGGATATTCTTGCAGcaagtttgaaatattgGGTTGCGTATAAACTATCGACCGATCCAGGATGGGCTCAGCTGCAGGTTATCATAAGTGATGCATCTGTTCCTGGTGAAGGTGAACATAAAATCATGAACTTTATCAGATCCCAAAGATCTAGGCCTGACTATGATCCGAACGTGAGTCACTGTATTCATGGTCTAGACGCagatttgattttcttaTCCCTAGCCACACACGAGCCTCATTTCAGAGTTTTAAGGGAAGATGTTTTTGCCAAGgataacaataataaacaCTTAACTACAAAAGATaggatgatgatggatgaagaaactaaggaaaagctgaaaaatcaaagccAACCGTTTATCTGGTTGCATATTAACGTCTTAAGAGAATATTTGCAAGTTGAATTACAAATTCCAAGGCTACCATTCAAGTATGACTTTGAGAGAGCCATTGATGATTGGGTTTTTATGTGCTTTTTTGTTGGTAATGATTTTTTGCCTCACTTGCCTTCTTTGGATGTCAGAGACTCTtctattgatattttgattgGAATCTGGAAAAACCTGTTACCAAAGATGAAAACTTATATCACCTGTGATGGTAAATTAAACCTTGAGagagttgaaaaattactATCTGAATTGGCAACAaaggaagatgaaattttcaGGAAGAGAcatgaagatgatgaacGTAGAGAAGCCCGTTTTAGACGTATAGATCAAGATAGAgaacaaagaagaattgttCAGCAACAGTTACTAGGCGTTGTAAGTAAGGGAAAGGATAATGCACCAATCAATCCATCCCAGAACATGACTTTAACGAGTTTAAGTACAGGAAAACTTGCTGGAGGCTTGCAGATGACAAACAATGATATTGTTCAAAACATAGAGTCTATTTCAAAGGCTAATACGACCAATCAGAGTGTCGCAGCTGTTTTGAGGCAAAACTTGATGaaagaagataaagaagCATCTGAAAATAAGGATTCGGGAAGTCAAGAAGGAGATGACGCGCCGATTGATGTGTCTGAGGAACCCGCTTcgaagaaaagaaagctTAACGACCAAGATCAAGGAGCTGATGAGAAGGGGGAAGCCGATGGCgatggtgaagaagaaggtgaggaagaagaagaagatgatgatgatgatgatgatgatgaaaatcCAGATCTTGCAGATACTGATATCAAGCTTTGGGAACCTGGCTATAAAACAAGATACTATCAAcataaattcaaaacaacaaacgaaaagaaaatcactGAGATAAGAAGAGACATGGCTAAATGCTATGTTGAAGGTATTTCGTGGGTGTTACTCTATTACTATCAAGGATGTCCATCATGGAACTGGTATTATCCGTATCATTATGCACCATTTGCGGCGGATTTTGTTGGCCTAAACgaattcaaaattgaattcGAGCAAGGCACACCATTCCAGCcatttgaacaattgaTGTCTGTTTTACCAGCTGCATCCAATCATAATCTACCTGAAGTATTTAGATCTCTGATGTCAGAACCAGATTCAGaaattattgatttttatcctgaagattttgaaatcgATATGAACGGTGAAAAACAATCATGGAGAGGTATTGCTTTACTAccatttattgatgaaaacagATTACTGAGTGTTGTCCGTAGTAAGTATCACGAACTAACTGAAGAtgagaaaagaagaaattcGCATAAACAAGAAGTTATGTTCGTTGGTAAACAAAATCCgtatttcaagaaatttgCTAAGCTCTacaatcaagaaaaaaagaaggaaaaggtTGAGTTTTCATTTAGCAAAACACACCTGGCCGGCACTGCAACATCAAATGAAATCTACGTTCCtaattccattttcaagtttccATTTGAAACTAAGAATGACGAATACCCTAATTTAAATACTTCTGACTTTATGCTTGTTAACTATACCATGCCACCAAAAGTCCATGGTAAGTCAATGATTTTAACAGGTTATCGACCACATAAGCCTGTTTTACTTCCAGAAGATCGTGAAAAAATCATGTATTACAAGAATTACCATAATAACCGTTATCAACGCAACAACGGACCAATAAATCAGTTTATAAATTACAAAGAGCATACAGGACCAGGCCAAGAGAGTATGTACAACTCAAGACCTGGTGGGTATAAGTTTTTCACAGACATGTACGAAAGAGAGATCAACCATCAAGCAACAACGGCGGCATTCAACCAGGGAAGacaaaatttccaaaacatGTATCAGAACAATTATGACACTTACGTAGATCCGAACCAAGGATATAATACGTACGGTGGTGGAAGAGGTGGTTACGGTGGtggaagaggaagaggtGGATTCAACAATAGAGTTGGATATGGTGGAAGAGGTAGAGGGGGGTACAACGGCGGCTACAATGGCGGCTACAATGGCGGCTACAATGGTGGTTACAATGGTGGTTACCGTCGCTGA
- a CDS encoding uncharacterized protein (PKUD0E03100), producing the protein MRENGNRPANSRTGQLLLKGQLNEYARKPKKTFDIHDLSMKIEHARKRPRIELEAPSIKPLDGLSLDGIRAITSKYQDLKKRGPTSVIKPKGVSTNPLISQLQEIVDAERASAEHGIQKIQDYDQSDRDYIGVVRAVEYISDSIKIVVLEKDNVRRKLCLGCLWNEWIDLKEGDTVVVSGLESNSALKVGTREVLEWSNKWKKLIESAN; encoded by the coding sequence ATgagagaaaatggaaatagACCTGCAAATAGCAGGACAGGCCAGTTGTTGCTTAAGGGGCAATTAAATGAGTATGCAAGGAAACCCAAAAAAACGTTTGACATTCATGATTTATCCATGAAAATTGAACACGCAAGAAAGCGTCCCCGAATTGAACTTGAAGCTCCTTCAATAAAACCCTTAGATGGATTGAGTTTGGATGGTATCAGAGCAATCACTTCAAAATACCAGGATCTCAAGAAACGTGGTCCCACGTCAGTGATTAAACCAAAAGGTGTGAGCACGAATCCGTTGATTTCACAACTACAAGAAATTGTAGATGCCGAACGTGCAAGTGCTGAACATGGTATACAAAAGATTCAAGACTATGATCAATCAGATCGAGACTACATTGGTGTAGTTAGAGCAGTAGAATACATCAGTGACTCAATCAAAATAGTTGTATTGGAAAAAGACAATGTACGGCGTAAACTCTGTTTAGGATGCCTATGGAATGAGTGGATCGACTTAAAAGAAGGAGACACTGTAGTCGTATCCGGATTAGAGAGTAATAGTGCCCTTAAGGTTGGGACTCGTGAAGTATTAGAATGGAGtaacaaatggaaaaaactTATCGAGTCTGCAAATTGA